In Rhineura floridana isolate rRhiFlo1 chromosome 22, rRhiFlo1.hap2, whole genome shotgun sequence, a single genomic region encodes these proteins:
- the LOC133375152 gene encoding activated CDC42 kinase 1-like, with product MSAKRRVDPLTSTGMAHPGPFLPMDLRSQKRCGGLQPAAAQQARPRVTNGTRAFPERAKSSQWKTGPLRRRVPGVQKTRIARALASFHAPPPPSHKPGLQGEGPLVLPLPKTHHGAAPGRRRLVGCAQRCALSQSGGGGVGLPLPPPPPALAASPGRAMRRRRWGWTEPGPPATFSKAERRSGSAPPPGSRSREGDRCECFAER from the exons ATGTCAGCCAAGCGCCGGGTAGACCCATTGACGTCAACAGGCATGGCGCACCCAGGCCCCTTCCTTCCAATGGATTTGCGCTCCCAGAAACGCTGCGGCGGGCTGCAACCCGCGGCGGCGCAGCAGGCACGCCCACGCGTGACCAACGGAACACGCGCTTTCCCCGAGCGCGCAAAATCCTCGCAGTGGAAAACCGGGCCCCTTCGGCGACGCGTGCCCGGGGTGCAAAAAACCCGCATTGCCCGAGCTTTGGCCTCTTTCCACGCCCCCCCCCCGCCGTCCCACAAGCCGGGCTTGCAGGGGGAGGGACCTctcgtcctccccctccccaagacgCATCATGGCGCTGCGCCTGGACGCCGCCGGCTCGTAGGCTGCGCGCAACGGTGCGCCCTCTCCCAATCGGGGGGGGGCGGCGTTGGTTTGCCtctgccgccaccgccgccggCCTTGGCCGCTTCTCCGGGCCGGGCGATGCGGCGGCGGCGGTGGGGGTGGACGGAGCCGGGTCCCCCCGCGACATTCTCAAAGGCTGAGCGCCGGAGCGGGAGCGCGCCGCCGCCGGGGAGCCGGAGCCGGGAGGGGGACAG GTGTGAATGTTTTGCAGAACGTTAA